Part of the Neisseria brasiliensis genome is shown below.
ACAATACCGCCAAAATCAAGAAACCGACAAATAAGATTTTTGCAATGCCCGCGGCACTACCAGCAATACCACCGAAGCCCAATACCGCAGCAATAATCGAAATCACGAAAAATACGATTGCATAATGTAACATAGGAGTCTCCTCTGCTTTGTTTATATTGAATTAGTGTCGCATTCCGATTCGGGTCAACTGAATGCATGGCTCTACAAT
Proteins encoded:
- a CDS encoding DUF1328 domain-containing protein, translated to MLHYAIVFFVISIIAAVLGFGGIAGSAAGIAKILFVGFLILAVLSLIFGRKR